Proteins from one Natrinema salinisoli genomic window:
- a CDS encoding sulfatase-like hydrolase/transferase has product MTEHTTDTTLLVTVDSLRTDHVQYMPHTRDFLDDTHDAAFATSTATPGSFPAIIGGEYPAGNGLESAASVAHEFDARCVGITTNHLLSAEYGYAAGFDSFTSPKGGGESLKDKGAILLERGSLPYKIASWGYNRYQQLRSYVEETNKSFRPADEVVDQFLTEIDDRDEWFGWLHFMEPHHPYDPDGADVDRATAQRLTRRVLSGRGSDEDEAAVRELYRQEIVDLDDRLERLWAAIPDGTRVVFCGDHGELLGEDGLWGHPGEMRAELLNVPFGTRNAPDLGEVVSLVDVPTILTGTEHGVGTLDREIAFAAYGDRKAAMTADRIATDDGTYRLEDGEPVDDPSLERELERFDPVYVVKEDALQEDLEDLGYA; this is encoded by the coding sequence ATGACCGAACACACGACGGACACGACCCTGTTAGTCACGGTCGACTCGCTCAGAACCGATCACGTCCAGTACATGCCACACACTCGAGACTTCCTGGACGACACCCACGACGCCGCCTTCGCCACGAGCACGGCGACGCCCGGCAGCTTCCCGGCGATCATCGGCGGAGAGTATCCGGCCGGCAACGGCCTCGAGTCGGCGGCGAGCGTCGCCCACGAGTTCGACGCCCGCTGCGTCGGGATCACGACCAACCACCTGCTGTCCGCGGAGTACGGCTACGCGGCCGGCTTCGACTCGTTCACGTCGCCGAAAGGCGGCGGCGAGTCGCTGAAGGACAAGGGTGCAATCCTGCTCGAGCGCGGCTCGCTTCCCTACAAAATCGCCAGCTGGGGCTACAATCGCTACCAGCAGCTTCGGAGCTACGTCGAGGAGACGAACAAATCGTTCCGACCCGCGGACGAGGTCGTCGACCAGTTCCTGACCGAGATCGACGACCGCGACGAGTGGTTCGGGTGGCTGCATTTCATGGAACCGCACCATCCCTACGATCCGGACGGTGCGGACGTCGACCGGGCGACGGCACAGCGACTCACTCGGCGCGTGCTCTCGGGTCGCGGGTCCGACGAGGACGAGGCCGCCGTCCGCGAGCTCTACCGACAGGAGATCGTCGACCTCGACGACCGCCTCGAGCGCCTGTGGGCCGCGATTCCCGACGGGACGCGCGTCGTCTTCTGTGGCGATCACGGGGAACTACTCGGCGAGGACGGACTGTGGGGCCACCCCGGCGAGATGCGCGCCGAACTGCTGAACGTCCCGTTCGGGACGCGGAACGCCCCCGACCTCGGCGAGGTCGTCTCGCTGGTCGACGTCCCGACGATCCTGACGGGAACTGAACACGGGGTCGGCACGCTCGATCGGGAAATCGCCTTCGCGGCCTACGGGGACCGAAAGGCCGCGATGACCGCCGATCGCATCGCGACGGACGACGGCACGTATCGACTCGAGGACGGCGAGCCAGTGGACGACCCCTCCCTCGAGCGGGAACTCGAGCGGTTCGATCCCGTCTACGTCGTCAAGGAAGACGCCCTGCAGGAGGATCTGGAGGATCTCGGGTACGCATGA
- a CDS encoding glycosyltransferase family 4 protein: protein MTAGTTTHDPADADSRTETEPSQPRGPTTSDRCLLYQNSDAHPAHRVFADAVGADRRHFETGERPPEPGGNTERTVDRLRTAGTLPAYETVIAEGSAPLQTGLAYKLRRPGTTLVYLAADETFYTLSERPTRYLWRALEPLSSRLLDGVIAVGRDASRWARPYIGDVPVAVVRPPIADEKYERLASLSPGSPSDPFTILSAGEAKPANGYERLASAVERFAGIVEADVRLVVLGDGHDEQPYAAMPHVVTPGFVDLDAFADWFDRASVYVQSSRGDAFPVAALEGILSGTPTIVTEATGVRELLPARQVVPPTEAGLFDGLVTLSDLSPAERRSLGSDQRSLVTDLTESNQRERFSAALDEFT from the coding sequence ATGACAGCGGGAACGACTACGCACGATCCGGCGGACGCTGACAGCCGGACCGAGACCGAACCGTCGCAGCCGCGAGGACCGACGACGAGCGACCGGTGTCTGCTCTATCAAAACAGCGACGCACACCCCGCACATCGAGTCTTCGCCGACGCCGTGGGCGCCGATCGACGTCACTTCGAGACCGGGGAACGACCGCCCGAACCGGGCGGCAACACCGAGCGGACCGTCGATCGACTCCGAACTGCCGGGACGCTGCCGGCGTACGAAACCGTCATCGCGGAGGGGAGCGCGCCGCTCCAGACCGGGCTCGCGTACAAACTGCGTCGGCCGGGAACGACCCTCGTCTATCTCGCCGCGGACGAGACGTTTTACACCCTCTCCGAGCGGCCGACGCGATACCTCTGGCGCGCGCTCGAGCCGCTCTCGAGCCGGTTACTCGACGGCGTGATCGCGGTCGGCCGCGACGCCTCCCGCTGGGCGCGACCGTACATCGGCGACGTTCCGGTCGCGGTCGTCCGGCCGCCGATCGCCGACGAGAAGTACGAGCGGCTCGCGTCGCTCTCCCCCGGATCGCCATCGGACCCGTTTACGATCCTCTCGGCCGGCGAGGCCAAACCCGCGAACGGCTACGAGCGGCTCGCGTCGGCAGTCGAGCGATTCGCCGGGATTGTCGAGGCCGACGTCCGATTAGTCGTCCTCGGGGACGGCCACGACGAGCAGCCGTACGCGGCCATGCCCCACGTCGTCACGCCCGGGTTCGTCGATCTGGACGCGTTCGCCGACTGGTTCGACCGCGCGAGCGTCTACGTCCAGTCGTCCCGGGGCGACGCGTTTCCCGTCGCCGCGCTCGAGGGGATTCTGTCGGGAACGCCGACGATCGTCACCGAAGCAACCGGCGTCCGGGAGCTCCTCCCGGCTCGGCAGGTCGTCCCGCCGACCGAGGCGGGGCTGTTCGACGGACTTGTAACTCTCTCGGACCTGTCGCCGGCGGAGCGACGATCCCTCGGGAGCGATCAGCGGAGCCTCGTCACCGACCTGACCGAATCGAACCAGCGAGAACGCTTCAGCGCCGCACTCGACGAATTCACATGA
- a CDS encoding sulfatase-like hydrolase/transferase has product MTDGDRPNVVVLCLDTVRKDVYDRYAPRLRELAAVRFDGMRALAGWSVPSHAGMLTGSVPSETGVHAHQRQFDPIDVDDTWIAPVSRAGYESVCVTSNIYASPVFGFDRFFDRTVPISPSRRLPAGMDVQQHISDRSTTGLEAYADFVRQALAHDHPLRSLCNGVLLKLDDVSRKLPIEKPTDFGGRAIARTLEREVTEPDGPVLAFANVMDAHGPHTPFRGLDDSIHGVSADFHSSSFRDSDVNAADGLGEFESDVERVRGLYAATVDYLDRVIADLVTALATGDDRESILIVTADHGENLGYESDGYLMNHMSSLSEGLLHVPFDVIATGGGVLESGTEGPVDVDGLSSHADLGGVIRSLAGEDPFDPFAFEREDARAEIVGSGSGIPEGGDESYWNRGQRVVYRGDRKYYRDQLGTEAVYDVSGPPSKQIERPEETVPEGLFESAFGDWVTDGDHDERAFAEDVDAASRARLEDLGYL; this is encoded by the coding sequence ATGACCGATGGAGACCGACCGAACGTCGTCGTCCTCTGTCTGGATACCGTCAGGAAAGACGTCTACGACCGGTATGCGCCCCGTCTCCGAGAGCTGGCGGCCGTCCGATTCGACGGAATGCGGGCGCTAGCCGGCTGGAGCGTCCCGAGCCACGCCGGGATGCTGACGGGATCGGTCCCGTCGGAAACGGGCGTCCACGCGCACCAGCGCCAGTTCGATCCGATCGACGTCGACGACACCTGGATCGCGCCCGTCTCGAGGGCGGGGTACGAGTCGGTCTGCGTTACGTCGAACATCTACGCCAGCCCCGTCTTCGGGTTCGACCGCTTCTTCGATCGCACGGTTCCCATCTCGCCGAGTCGCCGGCTTCCCGCGGGGATGGACGTCCAGCAGCACATCTCAGACCGCTCGACCACCGGCCTGGAAGCCTACGCCGATTTCGTCCGTCAGGCCCTCGCACACGACCATCCCCTTCGGTCGCTGTGCAACGGCGTCCTCCTCAAACTGGACGACGTGAGCCGGAAGCTCCCGATCGAGAAGCCGACCGATTTCGGCGGCCGTGCGATCGCTCGAACGCTCGAGCGCGAGGTCACCGAACCCGACGGGCCGGTGCTCGCCTTCGCCAACGTCATGGACGCACACGGTCCGCACACGCCGTTTCGTGGATTAGACGACTCGATTCACGGCGTCTCCGCCGACTTCCACTCGAGTTCGTTTCGTGATTCGGACGTGAACGCCGCGGACGGCCTCGGCGAGTTCGAATCGGACGTCGAGCGCGTTCGCGGGCTGTACGCGGCGACGGTCGACTACCTCGACCGGGTCATCGCAGACCTCGTGACCGCACTGGCGACCGGTGACGACCGCGAGTCGATCCTGATCGTAACGGCGGATCACGGCGAGAACCTCGGCTACGAATCGGACGGCTACCTCATGAACCACATGAGCAGTCTCTCGGAGGGGCTGTTACACGTCCCGTTCGACGTCATCGCGACCGGTGGCGGCGTCCTCGAGTCGGGGACCGAAGGTCCCGTCGATGTGGACGGGCTCAGTTCCCACGCCGATCTCGGGGGCGTGATCCGGTCGCTCGCGGGCGAGGACCCGTTCGACCCGTTCGCCTTCGAGCGGGAGGATGCGCGCGCCGAAATCGTCGGCTCGGGCTCCGGCATCCCGGAGGGCGGCGACGAATCCTACTGGAACCGGGGACAGCGCGTCGTCTATCGGGGCGACCGGAAGTACTACCGCGACCAGCTCGGCACCGAGGCGGTGTACGACGTCTCCGGTCCGCCGTCGAAGCAGATCGAACGCCCCGAGGAGACCGTCCCGGAGGGGCTCTTCGAGTCCGCCTTCGGCGATTGGGTCACTGACGGCGACCACGACGAACGGGCGTTCGCCGAGGACGTCGACGCGGCGAGCCGCGCCCGACTGGAGGATCTGGGATACCTATGA
- a CDS encoding glycosyltransferase — MTDVAILHDRFPGIGGGEEFAIEAARVLDAPIYTAYVAEGTSIPDDVEVIPFQQSKYTSLPWRPFLEWKNEGMNPLETLNVALDMTDAHEDLAAYDVVLESAPLSKYYVPEVGQRIVHYPHSPPRWLYDLYRDRLSSFDLPFVETGLKAYAKAWRALDKEANDYVDCFVANSELVRDRIRRFYGRDAAVVYPPVTGDWRNDGDDGYFLTWSRLAPEKRIDLIAKAFAGLDERLVIAGDGQQREQLEAFAANYDNIEVRGYVSDIESLVARATAVVYAPKQEDFGLVGAETMMAGKPLLGVNEGFTRYQVQSGRTGLLFEPTIESLREAVRQFDPAAFDPKEIRAEARRYEYDRFADGLREIVERTAVGDGDVPESERDRRSACPSDGTRFEGRQRAEVVSRLGDDADDGHGLEEASDQ; from the coding sequence GTGACCGACGTGGCGATCCTGCACGATCGGTTCCCCGGAATCGGCGGCGGCGAGGAGTTCGCTATCGAGGCCGCGCGCGTGCTCGACGCACCGATCTACACGGCCTACGTCGCCGAGGGAACATCGATCCCCGACGACGTCGAGGTGATCCCGTTCCAGCAGTCGAAGTACACGTCGCTCCCGTGGCGGCCCTTCCTCGAGTGGAAAAACGAGGGCATGAACCCTCTCGAGACCCTGAACGTGGCACTCGACATGACCGACGCCCACGAGGACCTCGCGGCGTACGACGTGGTCCTCGAGAGCGCGCCGCTGTCGAAGTACTACGTCCCCGAGGTCGGTCAGCGGATCGTCCACTACCCCCACAGCCCGCCGCGGTGGCTGTACGACCTCTATCGGGATCGACTCTCGTCGTTCGATCTCCCGTTCGTCGAAACGGGTCTCAAGGCGTACGCGAAAGCGTGGCGGGCGCTGGACAAGGAGGCCAACGACTACGTCGACTGCTTCGTCGCGAACAGCGAACTGGTTCGCGATCGGATCCGGCGATTCTACGGGCGCGACGCTGCGGTCGTCTATCCGCCGGTGACTGGCGACTGGCGAAACGACGGCGACGACGGCTACTTCCTCACCTGGTCCCGACTCGCTCCCGAGAAGCGCATCGACCTGATCGCGAAAGCGTTCGCCGGACTCGACGAACGGCTCGTGATCGCCGGTGACGGACAACAGCGTGAGCAGCTCGAGGCCTTTGCCGCGAACTACGACAACATCGAGGTGCGGGGGTACGTCTCGGACATCGAGTCGCTCGTCGCGCGGGCCACTGCAGTCGTCTACGCGCCCAAACAGGAGGACTTCGGCCTCGTCGGGGCCGAGACCATGATGGCTGGCAAACCTCTCCTCGGTGTCAACGAGGGGTTTACGCGGTACCAGGTGCAGAGCGGACGGACCGGACTGCTCTTCGAGCCGACCATCGAGTCCCTTCGCGAGGCGGTTCGGCAATTCGATCCCGCAGCCTTCGATCCGAAAGAGATCCGGGCCGAAGCGAGGCGCTACGAGTACGACCGCTTCGCCGACGGGCTCCGCGAGATTGTCGAGCGGACAGCAGTCGGCGACGGCGACGTCCCGGAATCGGAACGAGATCGGCGATCGGCGTGCCCGAGCGACGGAACCCGATTCGAGGGACGACAGCGTGCCGAGGTGGTCTCACGGCTGGGTGACGACGCCGACGACGGCCACGGGCTCGAGGAGGCGAGTGATCAATGA